One part of the [Pantoea] beijingensis genome encodes these proteins:
- the pncC gene encoding nicotinamide-nucleotide amidase: MADDELKQLSISVGKCLQQRNATITVAESCTGGWVAKALTDIAGSSAWFEYGFVTYSNSAKQKLLGVGEPSLARWGAVSEVVVHEMAVGALRVANAQFAISVSGIAGPEGGTAEKPVGSVWFGFACADGRFLTCLQHFTGDRDAIRHQAAVYALHTLLNDFLENKLDTV, translated from the coding sequence ATGGCAGACGACGAATTGAAACAACTCAGTATCTCGGTAGGAAAGTGCCTTCAGCAGCGCAATGCGACGATTACTGTAGCAGAATCCTGTACTGGTGGCTGGGTTGCTAAAGCGCTGACGGACATTGCTGGCAGTTCTGCCTGGTTTGAGTACGGTTTTGTTACCTATAGCAACAGCGCGAAGCAAAAACTGCTTGGCGTGGGTGAGCCGTCTTTAGCGCGGTGGGGAGCGGTGAGCGAGGTCGTAGTCCATGAAATGGCCGTGGGTGCGCTGCGGGTGGCTAATGCGCAGTTCGCCATATCGGTAAGCGGAATCGCAGGGCCGGAAGGCGGAACGGCAGAAAAGCCTGTTGGCAGCGTCTGGTTCGGCTTTGCCTGTGCTGATGGTCGATTCCTCACTTGTTTACAGCATTTTACCGGTGATCGTGACGCTATACGTCATCAGGCTGCGGTTTACGCTTTGCATACCCTCCTTAATGATTTTCTCGAAAATAAACTTGATACTGTATGA
- the recA gene encoding recombinase RecA, translating to MAIDENKQKALAAALGQIEKQFGKGSIMRLGEDRSMDVETISTGSLSLDIALGAGGLPMGRIVEIYGPESSGKTTLTLQVIAAAQRKGKTCAFIDAEHALDPVYAKKLGVDIDNLLCSQPDTGEQALEICDALARSGAVDVIIVDSVAALTPKAEIEGEIGDSHMGLAARMMSQAMRKLAGNLKQSNTLLIFINQIRMKIGVMFGNPETTTGGNALKFYASVRLDIRRIGAIKEGDNVVGSETRVKVVKNKIAAPFKQAEFQIMYGEGINVYGELVDLGVKHKLIEKAGAWYSYNGDKIGQGKANSGNYLKENAAIANEIEQKLRDMLLNSANDKPDFVEEEFPKEISETNEDF from the coding sequence ATGGCTATCGACGAAAACAAGCAAAAAGCACTGGCAGCAGCGCTCGGTCAGATTGAGAAGCAATTTGGTAAAGGCTCTATCATGCGCTTGGGTGAAGACCGCTCAATGGACGTTGAAACCATCTCAACTGGTTCACTTTCCCTGGATATCGCGTTAGGTGCGGGCGGTTTGCCGATGGGCCGCATTGTCGAAATCTATGGCCCTGAATCTTCAGGTAAAACTACACTTACTCTGCAGGTTATTGCCGCGGCGCAGCGTAAAGGAAAGACCTGTGCTTTTATCGATGCTGAGCATGCACTGGATCCTGTTTACGCAAAAAAACTGGGTGTTGATATTGATAACCTGCTTTGTTCTCAACCGGATACTGGTGAGCAGGCACTTGAGATTTGTGATGCTCTGGCACGTTCCGGCGCTGTTGATGTCATCATTGTCGACTCAGTAGCAGCGTTAACGCCTAAAGCAGAGATTGAAGGTGAAATTGGTGACTCACACATGGGGCTGGCTGCCCGTATGATGAGTCAGGCAATGCGTAAGCTGGCGGGTAACCTTAAACAATCAAATACGCTACTGATCTTTATTAACCAGATCCGTATGAAAATTGGTGTGATGTTTGGTAACCCGGAAACCACCACTGGTGGCAATGCTCTTAAATTCTATGCATCCGTTCGTCTGGATATCCGCCGTATCGGCGCGATCAAGGAAGGCGACAATGTGGTGGGCAGCGAAACTCGCGTTAAAGTGGTAAAAAACAAAATTGCAGCGCCATTCAAACAGGCTGAATTCCAGATCATGTATGGTGAAGGGATCAACGTTTACGGCGAATTAGTTGATCTGGGTGTGAAGCACAAGCTGATTGAAAAAGCGGGTGCCTGGTACAGCTATAATGGTGACAAAATTGGGCAGGGTAAAGCTAACTCTGGCAATTACCTTAAAGAAAATGCAGCCATAGCCAATGAGATTGAGCAGAAACTGCGCGATATGTTGTTGAACAGCGCCAACGATAAACCCGATTTTGTTGAAGAAGAATTTCCTAAAGAAATCAGCGAAACAAACGAAGATTTCTAA
- the mltB gene encoding lytic murein transglycosylase B, producing MRAVAKFLPLFLFLFLAACSSKSPVPEPSQGENPFKGGGFLLEPSHTLHPLGGDFSRNPAAERFVDKMVREHSFDRQQLHDVLAQAKQLDWVIKLMDRQAPVGPAPVGPNGAWLRYRAKFITPDNIPNGVAFWQRYQNELQRAYEVYGVPPEIIVGIIGVETRWGRVMGKTRIIDALATLAFNYPRRADFFSAELETFLLMARTEGDDPLDLRGSYAGAMGYGQFMPSSFKQYAVDFNHDGHINLWDPVDAIGSVANYFKSHGWQRDGEVAIMANGQAPNLANGFNTQYSPGTLAAAGVSPQSSISGYQQVSLLRLDMGNRYQYWYGLPNFYVITRYNHSTHYAMAVWQLGQAVKMAR from the coding sequence ATGCGTGCTGTGGCCAAATTTCTTCCCCTTTTCCTTTTCCTTTTCCTTGCTGCCTGCAGTAGTAAATCCCCGGTACCAGAGCCATCGCAGGGAGAAAATCCTTTTAAAGGCGGCGGATTTTTACTTGAGCCGTCCCATACTTTGCATCCACTTGGTGGTGATTTTTCCCGGAACCCTGCCGCTGAGCGTTTTGTTGATAAGATGGTGCGCGAACATAGCTTTGATCGGCAACAGTTGCATGATGTCCTGGCGCAGGCAAAGCAACTGGATTGGGTGATTAAGCTGATGGACCGCCAGGCGCCGGTTGGCCCCGCTCCGGTAGGGCCCAATGGTGCCTGGTTACGGTACCGGGCTAAGTTTATAACACCGGATAATATACCTAATGGGGTTGCGTTCTGGCAGCGTTATCAGAATGAATTGCAGCGTGCCTACGAGGTTTACGGCGTGCCACCGGAAATTATTGTCGGCATTATTGGGGTTGAAACCCGCTGGGGGCGGGTGATGGGTAAAACGCGCATCATTGATGCGTTGGCGACGCTTGCTTTTAATTATCCTCGTCGAGCTGATTTCTTTAGTGCGGAACTGGAGACTTTTTTGCTGATGGCGCGTACGGAGGGTGATGATCCACTGGATTTACGAGGATCGTATGCAGGTGCGATGGGATATGGTCAGTTTATGCCGTCTTCCTTTAAACAATATGCAGTTGATTTCAACCACGACGGGCATATCAACTTATGGGACCCGGTTGATGCTATTGGCAGTGTCGCTAATTATTTCAAATCTCATGGTTGGCAAAGAGATGGTGAGGTTGCAATCATGGCGAACGGTCAGGCACCGAACCTTGCAAATGGTTTTAACACACAATATTCGCCGGGAACGTTGGCTGCTGCAGGCGTCTCTCCCCAATCATCGATCTCTGGTTATCAACAAGTTAGCTTACTGCGTCTGGACATGGGAAACCGTTATCAATATTGGTACGGATTACCCAACTTTTACGTGATCACTCGTTATAATCATAGTACGCATTACGCTATGGCTGTCTGGCAACTGGGGCAGGCGGTAAAAATGGCAAGATAA
- a CDS encoding regulatory protein RecX yields MSDDTASRKQFSQLLDRAVRILAMRDHSEAEFRRKLVLSIQRAAMYRQEERPEIPEDEIEKVVAWCYQHGWLDDAHFAERYTASRSRKGYGPQRIRMELGQKGIAREDIDTVLSMADIDWGEAAFNVAERKFGLPLPTEWKEKNRVQRYLLSKGFFMEDIQGIFRNFDD; encoded by the coding sequence ATGTCTGACGATACGGCTTCCCGTAAGCAATTTTCCCAACTGCTCGATCGTGCGGTGCGAATACTGGCAATGCGTGATCACAGTGAGGCTGAATTTCGTCGAAAGCTTGTGCTTTCAATTCAGCGAGCAGCGATGTATCGGCAGGAAGAGAGGCCGGAAATTCCGGAAGATGAAATTGAAAAGGTAGTAGCCTGGTGCTATCAACACGGATGGTTGGATGATGCCCATTTTGCTGAGCGTTATACGGCAAGTCGTAGCCGCAAAGGATATGGTCCGCAGCGCATTCGTATGGAGCTGGGGCAGAAGGGGATAGCTCGGGAAGATATCGATACGGTGTTAAGTATGGCTGATATTGACTGGGGCGAAGCGGCATTTAACGTGGCAGAGCGAAAGTTTGGTCTGCCTTTACCAACGGAATGGAAAGAAAAAAACAGAGTACAACGCTATTTACTGTCGAAAGGCTTCTTTATGGAAGATATCCAGGGCATTTTCAGAAATTTTGATGATTGA
- a CDS encoding zinc ribbon domain-containing protein YjdM, which produces MQSLPSCPKCNSEYTWEDGDQLNCPECGHVWSATNVVSDDDMLVVKDANGNLLADGDSVTVVKDLKVKGSSSTLKIGTRVKSIRLVEGDHNIDCKIDGFGQMKLKSEFVKKN; this is translated from the coding sequence ATGCAATCGTTACCAAGCTGTCCTAAATGCAATTCTGAATATACCTGGGAGGATGGCGATCAGTTGAACTGTCCGGAATGTGGCCATGTATGGTCTGCAACCAACGTTGTTTCTGATGACGATATGCTGGTGGTCAAAGATGCCAACGGTAATCTACTGGCAGATGGGGATTCTGTCACCGTTGTGAAGGATCTGAAAGTAAAGGGCAGCTCTTCGACATTGAAAATAGGCACCCGGGTAAAAAGCATTCGGCTGGTAGAAGGGGATCATAATATCGATTGTAAAATCGATGGTTTTGGTCAGATGAAACTCAAATCTGAGTTCGTGAAGAAAAACTAG